A single region of the Cronobacter condimenti 1330 genome encodes:
- a CDS encoding YfeC-like transcriptional regulator — protein sequence MNRFTRWMTAGELGELTGYTAQTISGWARKNGWKRIPLRGRQGGALLILITQQVYDYFLATDKLRYSAHLYSRAEESETPYETWDNDILAQVIRTLETMSPQEQARLSELINEEGTAGLVKRLGLNAEK from the coding sequence ATGAACAGATTTACACGCTGGATGACAGCAGGCGAACTGGGAGAGCTGACTGGCTATACGGCCCAGACCATTAGCGGTTGGGCGCGCAAAAATGGCTGGAAGCGCATTCCGCTCCGAGGACGTCAAGGCGGCGCGCTGTTGATCCTTATTACCCAGCAAGTGTATGACTATTTTCTTGCTACCGATAAGCTGCGTTACAGCGCGCATCTTTATAGCCGCGCAGAAGAGAGCGAAACACCTTATGAAACCTGGGATAATGACATCCTGGCGCAGGTTATTCGCACGCTGGAGACGATGAGCCCGCAAGAGCAGGCGCGCCTTAGCGAACTGATTAACGAAGAAGGTACGGCAGGGCTAGTGAAAAGGCTTGGCCTCAACGCAGAAAAGTAA
- a CDS encoding YfeC-like transcriptional regulator produces the protein MVKDRMTPDELAHYTGYSRQTINKWVRKEGWHTSPKPGVQGGKARVIHVDEQVLDFIRSARRASDNIATYTAAVDAPLENLLLNSLKEMSQSEQKQLTSLLLREGIAGMLQRLDIRHTD, from the coding sequence ATGGTCAAGGACCGAATGACCCCCGACGAACTGGCTCATTACACGGGATATAGCCGCCAGACCATTAATAAATGGGTACGCAAAGAAGGCTGGCACACGTCGCCAAAACCCGGCGTTCAGGGCGGGAAAGCGCGCGTAATCCACGTAGATGAGCAGGTGCTGGATTTTATTCGCAGCGCGCGACGCGCCTCTGACAATATCGCAACCTATACCGCCGCCGTTGATGCGCCGCTTGAAAATCTGCTGCTGAATTCCCTGAAAGAGATGAGCCAGTCTGAGCAAAAACAGCTGACTTCATTACTCCTGCGTGAAGGTATTGCCGGAATGCTGCAGCGCCTGGATATTCGCCATACGGATTAA